A window of the Chiloscyllium plagiosum isolate BGI_BamShark_2017 chromosome 13, ASM401019v2, whole genome shotgun sequence genome harbors these coding sequences:
- the kcnj13 gene encoding inward rectifier potassium channel 13, whose translation MVFNDNEEKDTAPLVASWYKRIVSKDGHSNLHTETLSRKNIVYLKDIWPILMEMKWRWMLLTFSGAFITHWLFFACFWYLLAYTNGDLDLPDHNNPPENHTICVKYIDSFTAAFSFSLETQLTIGYGTMYPDGDCPAAIALLAVQMLLGLMVEALITGAFVAKISRPKLRTTAIKFSYFATVGHHEGELCLMFRVANIRQNPLTHVKVTAILYQEYKNQHLHQTTLDFHTDNMNSNECPYLAFPLTFCHTINQNSPLYPLIQGEMPAYYEIVIILSAEQEGTAESCQKRTSYTPEEIKLNQQFASVISCTSKGYYKIAMENFDKTVSGLPMLLNPKKPRQNDCVVSINSDHADTALFRHSSV comes from the exons ATGGTTTTCAATGACAATGAGGAAAAAGACACAGCACCACTTGTAGCCTCCTGGTACAAAAGGATCGTCTCCAAGGATGGGCACAGCAATCTACACACAGAGACCCTCAGTAGAAAAAACATTGTATACCTGAAAGATATCTGGCCAATTTTAATGGAAATGAAGTGGCGTTGGATGTTACTGACTTTCTCAGGAGCTTTTATTACTCATTGGCTCTTTTTTGCCTGCTTTTGGTATTTATTGGCATATACAAATGGAGATTTAGATTTGCCAGATCATAACAATCCTCCTGAAAACCACACCATCTGTGTGAAATATATCGACAGTTTTACAGCAGCCTTCTCATTCTCACTGGAAACTCAGCTTACAATTGGTTATGGAACCATGTACCCTGATGGTGACTGTCCTGCAGCCATTGCTCTCCTTGCTGTCCAAATGTTATTGGGGCTTATGGTGGAAGCTTTAATTACAG GTGCCTTTGTAGCAAAGATTTCCAGGCCAAAACTAAGAACAACTGCAATTAAATTCAGTTACTTTGCTACTGTCGGACACCATGAAGGGGAGCTTTGCCTGATGTTTAGAGTAGCCAACATACGGCAAAATCCATTAACACATGTTAAAGTAACTGCTATTTTATACCAAGAATATAAAAACCAACACCTTCACCAGACAACCCTCGACTTCCACACTGACAATATGAACTCAAACGAATGCCCTTATCTTGCCTTCCCACTTACGTTCTGCCACACTATCAATCAAAATAGCCCGCTTTATCCACTGATTCAAGGAGAGATGCCAGCCTACTACGAGATAGTAATTATTTTATCAGCGGAACAGGAAGGCACAGCTGAGTCTTGTCAAAAGAGAACCTCATATACACCGGAGGAAATCAAACTCAATCAACAGTTTGCCTCTGTAATAAGCTGCACTTCCAAAGGATACTACAAAATTGCCATGGAGAACTTTGACAAGACAGTTTCTGGACTTCCTATGCTACTTAATCCAAAGAAACCAAGGCAAAATGATTGTGTTGTCAGCATTAACAGTGATCATGCTGACACTGCCTTATTCAGACATAGTTCTGTCTGA